One Micropterus dolomieu isolate WLL.071019.BEF.003 ecotype Adirondacks linkage group LG23, ASM2129224v1, whole genome shotgun sequence DNA window includes the following coding sequences:
- the LOC123963731 gene encoding arachidonate 5-lipoxygenase-activating protein, whose protein sequence is MDSSTTVVEHIYLLVMVTLISVVQNAFFAQKVEREGNGQNAKTSAFERVYCANRNCMDAYPTFLAVMWCAGLCLSQATAAFAGIIYLVVRQKYFIGYMGQTSQSTPGYLFGKRVLFFLFLMSIVGTFNYLLTHYYGSNYKEYVETITSAASALLLIP, encoded by the exons ATGGACTCCAGCACTACAGTGGTGGAACACATCTACCTCCTGGTCATGGTCACCCTCATCAGCGTAGTTCAGAACG cGTTCTTTGCCCAGAAGGTAGAGAGGGAAGGCAACGgtcaaaatgccaaaacatcTGCTTTTGAAAGAGTTTATTGTGCCAA TCGTAACTGCATGGATGCTTATCCCACGTTCCTGGCAGTGATGTGGTGTGCCGGTCTGTGCCTCAGTCAAG CTACTGCTGCCTTTGCTGGGATCATCTATCTTGTAGTCAGGCAGAAGTACTTTATTGGATACATGGGACAGACCTCTCAAAG CACCCCGGGCTACCTGTTTGGAAAACGTGTCCTCTTCTTCCTGTTCCTGATGAGCATTGTGGGCACGTTCAACTACCTGCTGACGCACTACTATGGCAGCAACTATAAAGAATACGTAGAAACCATCACCAGCGCTGCATCTGCTCTTCTGCTCATCCCCTAG